The region AGGTCGGCCGGAACATCTTGCGACTGATATACATTTGCCCTCTGGGCGTTGGTTTCTCCGCAGAACCGATACCGACAGGGTAGGTTGAAACGGACAGCGACTTGTTGTTTTCTTTAAATTGAAAGAGCCTCATGGCGGCCAGGTTGATCACGATGCCTCTTCTGGGGCCGTCGGGCAGGATAAAGCTCAGAGGCAGGACAATCCGCTCTCCGGCCTCAGGCACCCACAAATCTACTCCTGGATTGGCGGCACTGATTTCATTGATCCCCAGGCCGAAGTGTCTTGCAATATCGGGCAGGGTATCCCCCTTTTTGAGCCTGACGAAGGCCAACCGGCCAATGATGTCCTCTCCCTTTGCAACTGAAAACTCAGTGCGTTCGATCTTTTCCGCCGGACGGCTCGTCGGCAAGGGCGGAGGTTTCACATCCAGAGTTCTTCTTGCGGCGCATCCCTGGAAAAATATGACAAGTATCAAGAGAACGATTAGGCGAAGAAAATTATGTAAAAGAGACAGGTCAATAATTCGGTACATGGATCACATAATGGTCAATAATGAAAAAATGAGTCGAAACAATATTTCTAATAAAAAACCGGGTCGCAATAATGCACAGGGATTGACGAAATCGCAGGAGCAAACCGACCTTTTATGGCCTTATTTCAACGGCAGTGCCATTGGGTGCCAACCTGGCTATTTCCTCTATCTCATCGTCTGTAACGGCGATACACCCTTTCGTCCAGTCAAACCCTGTGTGGAACTCACCAATCCAGGAGAAACCATTCTTGATACCGTGGATCATGATGTTTCCGCCCGGGGCGACCCCCAGTTTCCTTGCCCGCATTTTGTCTTTTTCATTGGGATAGGAAATATGAAGAGCGAGATGATAAGCGCTGTCTCGATTTCTTGAATCGATGGTGTAGGTTCCCTCAGGGGTTTTGTTGTCGCCCTCCTGTTCCTTCGGACCGGTCGGGTTTTTTCCCAGTGCAATCGTGTAGGCCCTGAACACCTTGCCCTTCGACATCAACATCAACAGGCGTTCCTTCTTCAAGATCAGAATCTTTTCCGCCGGTCCATTCTGCATTGCCAGGACCCTCTGTTCAAGAGCTTCAACCTTCTTTTTCAGGGCAAGAATCTCATTGCCCTTGCTTTTCGTTTCTCTGTCGAGTGCCTCAATCTGCCTTTGCTGCGTAGTGATCTTCTTATCCGTGATCATGACATCCTTGATCAAGGGGATCATCAACTTACTGTCCTGGCGGTAGCCACTCTCCGGGTAATCATTCAAGATTTTCTGGAAACATTCCAGAGATTTCTGATAATCCCTCTGCTCGTTTTCAGGATAGGCGTAAATCACCCCCATCTTGAAGAGAACCCCGTCTCCCGCTTCGGGATATTCGTTCATAATCTGTTCGTATTTGCTCAGAGAGGCCCTGTAGCTTCCCCGGCTGAACAAATCATCGGCCTCCTGATAGTGTGACCGGAGCAGAAAGCCCTCGTGGAAGGGTCCACATCCACCGATCATCATCAGGATGATCATAATGAAGGCAATGAAAAAGGAATACTTCAGACCTGAGCTGCTTCGTTTGATAACCGGAAAAATCAAAGGGAACATCGTCCTATTCTCCTTAACATGACAGTTGATCACCGAAACTCTTCCATCCAATTGTCTGTTCACTCGTGTGGGTTTTTGTGAATCGCCCGCTGGGACTCACATGCCGGACGATGTGAGCGAGAAGGAAGACCAAGGCAGGCTGTTCATAGCATAATTGTGACAGAATGACACCAGTGAAGATGCGTTGAGAATGAAAAGAGGCCCTTCATCCTTAAATGAAGTGTGCTGTACACTTTAGGAATCATCCTCAACAGGAATCATTTTCAATTATTGACTGATACCTATATTCAGGCATAATAATTTTTATGTGGGATATTATTCTATTGGGCATTGAGAATCCTGATGAACGAACTTTCCATAAGTTTACTCTCGAACACGGACTCAAGTTGATCCAGAAACCGTTCAAAAGTTTGGATTTAGTGAGAATGCTGCGTCAGGAACTGGATCGTTTCTAACGGGGAAAAACCTTTTGAATATGTCGGTCCACATCAACATTATATCTCAGTCAGTTCGATAAGCTGAATCGAGGTCTTTTTCATAAGATGGGGAAAAAAGGGCAGCACCTGGCAATTCTCTCGGCAATTCTTTTTGGAATGTCTCCTGTCGCTTGCAAGGCGATCGTTGGGCAGATGCCATCAGCGCTCCTTGCCGGGCTTCTTTACCTGGGATCAGGATTAGGGCTTACAGGAGCGGTGCTCCGTCAAAAAATACAGGCCTACGAAATCCTGAGAGGGCTTTCCTGGAGGCAGCGGGCTGACCTTGCTGGCGCAATTGTATCCGGCGGCGTAGCAGCTCCACTCTTTCTGGCATATGGCATTCG is a window of Syntrophus gentianae DNA encoding:
- a CDS encoding L,D-transpeptidase family protein, producing the protein MFPLIFPVIKRSSSGLKYSFFIAFIMIILMMIGGCGPFHEGFLLRSHYQEADDLFSRGSYRASLSKYEQIMNEYPEAGDGVLFKMGVIYAYPENEQRDYQKSLECFQKILNDYPESGYRQDSKLMIPLIKDVMITDKKITTQQRQIEALDRETKSKGNEILALKKKVEALEQRVLAMQNGPAEKILILKKERLLMLMSKGKVFRAYTIALGKNPTGPKEQEGDNKTPEGTYTIDSRNRDSAYHLALHISYPNEKDKMRARKLGVAPGGNIMIHGIKNGFSWIGEFHTGFDWTKGCIAVTDDEIEEIARLAPNGTAVEIRP